Genomic DNA from Paenibacillus borealis:
TGGTGGATCAATTAGAGCAATGGGTGCCTTGAACACCGGCGCAGCAGGACGCAGCAGGAGATGAAGCAGACTTTTCCTAGTAGTCACATTGGTTTTATAGTTATATAATGAGGCTATTAAGAATCAAGAGGGAGAAGCCATGCGTCTGGAACAGCTCTATCATATTGTGGCGATAGCCCAAACGGGCTCCATATCGACGGCTGCCGAGCGCTCTTACATTTCCCAGCCAGCGCTGAGCTCATCGGTGTCCAAGCTTGAGGTTGAACTCGGCATTCTGCTGTTTAAGCGGACCAATCAGGGGGTTCAGCCGACCGATGTCGGTCAGGCTGTGATTCAGAAGGCGATGGAAGCTATCGACCTGCTGGAAGATATCAAGGCGCTGGCCGAGGAGAATACACAGGCGATGACCGGGAGTATTCATCTCGCGGTGGAGCCGTTCATCAGCAACACGATTATGGTCAATGCGCTGACTACCTTCAAATACCGGCATCCGGGTGTCAATGTGCTGATGAAGGTCGGGGAATCGAACAATAATCTGCGCGACATTGCGGCCGGCAAGGCTGACTTCGGTGTCGTTATGAAGACCTGCGGACAACAAGAGGAGAAGGATCTCTGCATCAAAGAGCTGTTCCGCGACCGGCTGGTGCTGCTTGTCAGCAAGGATTCAGAATTGGCAGGCCGGAGGGCAGTTCCCCTGCAGGAAGCGCTGGCCCAGCCGCTGGTTCTGTATAATACGGAGT
This window encodes:
- a CDS encoding LysR family transcriptional regulator, with amino-acid sequence MRLEQLYHIVAIAQTGSISTAAERSYISQPALSSSVSKLEVELGILLFKRTNQGVQPTDVGQAVIQKAMEAIDLLEDIKALAEENTQAMTGSIHLAVEPFISNTIMVNALTTFKYRHPGVNVLMKVGESNNNLRDIAAGKADFGVVMKTCGQQEEKDLCIKELFRDRLVLLVSKDSELAGRRAVPLQEALAQPLVLYNTEFATDCWVSELLQKHGDYSVAYRLDSFPMLENVIGQNLCAAFAPKFMSDYFLNKGSIVPVDIADTELDVSIVLAWTKRHHLSLMEKEMMETIKSFSSMLQFIG